In bacterium, a single genomic region encodes these proteins:
- a CDS encoding succinylglutamate desuccinylase/aspartoacylase family protein, whose product MAKIEKKIIEVKIKNIEEFNLPYWEIDSGKEGPSFLLTAALHGCEVIGCEVLRRFCPIAGEKLIKGKIILLPFGNPPALWNRRHHVYSSSNEPKGHGVDNIQRAWPGNPDGHEIEQLAFIINENIIKHATHNIDMHCWSRFNVAASVPDNEEKQIKFALAAALPAINIVDRVPKPPPCFLSGLFNYTGRLSFSMEFSGQYMLSEKEIKLGLRMLTNCSKYLKMFDGELEGMDEPVMYSGKSETAVVNAPMNGLFIENGLSTGDWVKKGDLLGTLFSDDTLDVEEIRAPIDGGLYTYGCHRRNADVDLAAQHPYADKGDVLAVIISARKT is encoded by the coding sequence ATGGCTAAAATTGAAAAGAAGATTATAGAGGTAAAAATAAAAAACATTGAAGAGTTTAACCTTCCTTATTGGGAGATAGATTCTGGTAAAGAGGGGCCGTCTTTTTTGCTGACAGCAGCTTTGCACGGATGCGAAGTTATTGGTTGCGAAGTTTTGAGAAGGTTCTGTCCTATTGCGGGAGAAAAACTTATAAAAGGAAAGATCATTCTTCTACCTTTTGGTAATCCGCCAGCATTATGGAACCGAAGACACCATGTTTATTCAAGCTCAAACGAACCTAAGGGGCACGGGGTAGATAATATTCAAAGAGCTTGGCCTGGTAACCCTGATGGTCACGAGATTGAGCAGTTAGCTTTTATTATAAATGAAAATATTATTAAGCATGCAACTCATAACATTGATATGCACTGTTGGAGCCGTTTTAATGTTGCTGCTTCTGTCCCGGATAACGAAGAAAAGCAGATAAAATTTGCTCTTGCTGCTGCCTTGCCTGCAATAAATATTGTTGACAGGGTTCCAAAGCCTCCTCCCTGCTTTTTAAGTGGGCTTTTTAATTATACCGGAAGACTCTCTTTTTCAATGGAATTCTCCGGACAATATATGCTTTCAGAAAAAGAAATTAAGCTTGGTTTAAGAATGTTGACCAACTGCTCAAAATATCTCAAGATGTTTGACGGGGAACTTGAAGGTATGGATGAACCTGTGATGTATAGCGGAAAATCTGAAACAGCTGTTGTGAATGCGCCTATGAACGGTCTTTTTATTGAAAACGGTCTTTCTACTGGGGATTGGGTTAAAAAAGGTGACCTTCTTGGAACACTTTTTAGTGACGATACCCTTGATGTAGAGGAGATAAGAGCTCCAATAGATGGGGGGCTTTATACTTACGGATGTCATAGAAGAAACGCTGACGTTGACCTTGCCGCTCAACACCCTTATGCAGATAAGGGAGATGTTTTGGCAGTAATTATATC